The stretch of DNA AGGAGTTCCGCCTGACCCAACGTGTTCACCGAGGAGAATCACAGGCCCGGTTCCTTCGCCATAGATGAAGCCGAGTTCAGCTTGTGGTGTTAGATAAACTTTCTGCTGGGGCAAAGGAAAGGTGGTCACGCCACGCTCAAAATCCAACCTCCACTTGTCGTTGTCGAAAACCCATTCGCCCTCACCAAATAGGTCAGCCTCGATAATGCGTGCGTTTTCGTTTGATTCCAGGGCAAGTCCCTTTTCGCGTTCGTAATCGGACTTCATACGGAGACGCCCCACATAACCGAATATCAGCCTTGCACCATAATGTATCTTGATGATCGAGCCGAATTGACCAATTGGGTAGATAATCCCACCGTAAACGCGGGTGAGTTCTGTAACCTTCGGATCCAACTGGGCTATGATATGCGTTCCATCAACCTCAATCACTGCGCCAATTTCCAGATTAGAGATTGGTGTGAATGTCAAATAATTTTTTACAGTTTTCGATAAATAATTTTTTACACCTATAATCTGACAAATATGGAAACGGGGTTTCTTAATTCTCTCCCCCTAGGGGGAGAGAGGGAACACATGTTTTGTAAAGCTGATTTTTTGTGAGGCTAATGACACAAAAATTATACCTAACATAGCAAGGGCAGGTTTTGAAAGCTAGGTTAGATTTACAGAGCCATATGTAGTTATTTATACCCTCTTGGTCAGACCCGTTTTGCCGGCGCCAATAGCAAATGACGTTCGCGTAGGTGCCCGGCACAAGTAGTCTTTCGTTGTGCCCGGCAGAATTTTATAACTTTCCAGCCTTTCGTCAATTGGAAGGTCTCGTAGCCTTAAATCACAATTTGACGAGTACCGGGTAAGCCGTTGTTTATATATATTTCCCGATAGACTCCTCCTTTGATTAGGATGCCTCCAATTAAGGCATCCGGCCCGCTAGTCCAGGAGGCTAAATAACTGCCGGTGGCCTGTCCGTCATCGACAAGCCGACCTGACAAGAAACTGCCTTTTACCCCGGTCTGCAGGATAGATTATATCAACTAACTCTTTCATGTATTATCTGTTCATTCCCACTCCTTTCAATTTAGCCCGGAAAACGAGCCTGACCAAGAGGGCTAAAAATACCATGGCTATTCATACCTTGACTTAACCCCATATTTTTCATCCTGCCCGGTTAAGTCGTGGCTTACTTAATCTTTATCCTTATACTTATTTAACTATCTTTTTTTAATACTTTCTTTAAACCCGATAGCTCTCACCATTTATAAGGAGAATGTGGCAGCGGTGCGTTAACCGGTCAAATAAAGCTGCTGTATGCCTGTATTCACTAAAAAACTATGCCCATTTCGCAAATTCAAGATTGGATATGATCATAATGAACTCCCGTTAGTAACGGGAAGCTGTAAACCTACTTTTTATGTTACTCGCCTACAGCACTACTGACTTGCTTCGGGCCGGATTAGCAGCGCTTGCATATGCAGCTTTGACACTGGATTTGCGCTGCTATCCGGTTAACCTCGCTTCGTCTGGTACTGTTACCGGCGGTTCGCAATGTCGTTCACTTTGGACAACATAATACTCAAAATGTCACAAAAAATTGCGATGTAGTATTAACTTTATGATAATTATGTTTTAAACAAGGTTCTGCTTTATTGGATAAAAAGCACTTACCGTTTCATTCATATCATTTGACTCCATTTGTGTTCCACAGTGAGGACATGGAAACGGGGCACTTGACAAGAACCTGGTTGATTCAAAAGAATCCATTATTTCTCCACAGTCAGCACAATGTATTTCAAGCATGTGTTCAAGTATTTCTTCTTCTACCATCCCCCAAAGGATATCCTCTACAGCCTCTATCGGGCACTGTAGCAGCTGAGTTATCTTTGTGGGATAGATTATGGTTACATTGTTATTAATTAAGATTTTAATAATACTCCGAATATCACGTTTAAGTTTATTCATCAAACTTCTTCCCTTTATTTAATTTGTAAATATCCGTTGTCTATGTTTCATGCGATAGCTGTCTTTGTCATGAATATTGATGATTTCGCATTTATGCACAAGCCTGTCCAATATTGCTGTTGTAATGGGCTGGGTCCCCAAGAAGCTCTCCCCAGTCTTCCGGTCCTTTGTTTGACGTGATTATTATAGAGGTTTGTCCGTAGAGCTTGTTCACTAATTGAAAAAAGAGGTTGGCTTCATTTTTTTCCATCGCCATAAACATCAGATCGTCAATGATAACCAAGTCAGAACTAACTATCCGTTTGATGCTGTTTCGGGATGCAGTTGTGATTTCTTGGGTTTTTAGCGTGTGTATTAAATCTGCCATGGTTATAAATCTTACTTTATAACCAGTGTTTATGGCTTCTATTCCTAAACCGACCGAAATATGCGACTTCCCGACACCGGGAGCCCCTAAAAATATTAGGTTAAAGCCTTTTTCCAGCCAGGATAGCTCTTTGAGCTGATTAAATTGCTGCCGGCTGAGTGTCTGCTGTTCTTCCAGGTTAAATTCATCTAATGTTTTATATTCCGGGAAACAAGCTTGTTTCAGCCTTTTTTCAAGTTTCCTATTTTCACGGCCTTGAATTTCTTTTAGCAGTATTTGTTCCAGAAATTTTTCGCGCGTTTGGGATTGTTCAATGGATTGTTCGATTAGTTCATTTAAGGCTTGTGCAGCATGATGCAGGTTAACTGTTTTCAACAGACTCATTGTATTTTCTATATAACTGTCCAACTTATTATCCTCCGTGGTTTTCGCTCATTATCTTGACGTATTCCGATATATCCCGTATCCTGGGCTTTATCCCTATTTTGACTGAAGCCGTCTCGGTCAGTCCCGTAATTGGGGGTTGTGAAGTATTCTTTTCTTGGGTCAGGATAGCGTAGTGTTTGACTGCATCCCGAAAATCCACCGCGCTGTTTAGTCGATAACTCACACAAAAATCCAGCGCTTTATCAATGGCAATCCGGTCTGCAGATTCTAGCGAGGCTTCAATAAGCTTAAGTTGATCACGGATATACCGGGGTTTTTCTTTATGAATTTCTTCCAAAAAAGCCTGTGCCTTCTGACTATCTAAAAACTTTTCGGCAACTTTTTTCATTAAGGTGTTGATCTTTTGGCTTTTATCCCGTGAGTGATTGTTATTTCTGACCAGGTTTCCTTTGGTATCCGGTATTTCGAATTTGGCCAGTTCTTTTTCGGTTTCTAAATCAAAAATGATAAGGTGTTTATTCCCGATCTTTGTCACACCCACATAGGTGTTGGGACCCTTGTATGTGCCCCGTGGCACGGTATACCGGTTCCCTTGAATAGGAACGGTATTGTCTTTTCTAACCTGATACGTTATACTGAGCGTACGAGATTTGGAATTTATTTTTTCTGTGACCAGCTGTAAGTATTTTTTCTCTTTAAAAAATACTTCGGCCGGTATTTTTCTTGTTGTCGCATGTACTTTGCCATTTCCCCTCCTTTTTAGCCATTTTATGCAGTCTTCGTTCCAGCGGTCTATTCCATGGAATACTCTGTGACTGGCAAAATTATTTTTAACGAAATCTACCACCTTTTCGACCCGCCCTTTACTTTCAGGATCTGCTTTACGGCACATGTAAACTGAAAACTTCCGCTTTTGCAGATACGAAGCAAATTCTCTGGTATAAATTAACTCACCGTGGTTTTCACTGACAAGTATAAGGTGATCTTGATCATACACAGCTTCTTGGGGATATCCACCGAAATAGTCAAATGCATTTTCATGAATCTCTATGATATCTTTTGTATTAAACGGACGGCCCTGCCATTGGCAGTATTTATACCTGGAGTGGGAGAGGACGAAACACATTACGTACAGTGTAACAATGTTCCCTTCGGTGTTTATGACTTTCTTTTCTCCAAAATCTACTTGCATTTGCTTGCCCGGGGGAGGATCTTCGACTGCTTCATATTGCCTACGAACGGGCACTTTGGGTATGTCGTATTCTTCCCTGATTGAACGGACGTAATTTCGTAAGGTGGCTTCGTTAAATGCTATCTTTTGGTATCTTTCTTCCAGCCAATCGAATATCTGAGCAGCTGTCATATCAGGGTTTTGTTGGATCCAGGTTATGATTTTTTCTCGGTAAATATCCGGTTTTTTCGTTCGTTGTCGCTTAGATAGCATTTCTTTCTCAAATTCTTTTGCACTCATTTTTAGATATTTTATGACTGTGGGTCTGCTGATTCCGAGCATCTTTGCAATTTTTGTTTTGCTGAATCCCTGTTGTTTTAATCGATGAATATCAATATACATTCCCCAACCTTCTTCAGTTTTCAATGATCAATCCCCCTTTTGTTTATCTTTTCAGATTATACAAAAGGGCTTTTGCTTTTTTGTAGTCTTTTTTTTAATTCTGCCGGATGGCTAAAAGTCCCCTTCAATCTAAAATGAATTTCCAGCTGTTTTATTGCTTTTTTACATTAATTAGGCGAAAAGTGTAAAATCTTATTTATCGTTTTCTGTCAAATTTATTTTATCATCTACAATTGGCTCGTTTGGATTTGTTTTCGCCTTCATCGTTCCCCTCCCAATAGCCTTGCCAGTATCTCGAATTTCCACCAAGGGGTATCATTATCCAACTTAAGAGTCTTATCACCATGAAAAAAACCCTTGTTGGCGTAAACCCGAATCTGTTCTGAAATAGCGGAATCGCCTAGCCAGTTGCTTAATTTCCCTTCCGGCTCATCCGTACTCATAAAAGCCGCTACTGTGAGGCGACCATCTGATTTGTACAAGGCGTTTTCAATTTCCAGGTCAATATGTGGGTCACCAAAACTGTATCCGCAAATTGCCAGAACCCTTTCCTTTCCTTCGCTAGGGCAAAGACTTTGACGCATATGGTGAAGCATTTGAGCGAACGGATCACGCTGTGTTTCCTGATATTTTGTCGCGGCGGGGTAAATTAGAATATGATTTTTGGCGGATTCAGTCTTGATTCCTGAGCGAATACGTCTCGGTAGGGTATCACCTTCTAGCAAACACCAGTCAATAGATCCATGAATTTTGAACACTCGTGTAACTTTTACGTGAGGCTTAATGTTAAACGTGCTCGGTTCCCACCAACCGGTTGCTGCACCAGAAAAGCCATCGAAATAGTTAACTCGTTCAAGGCCAAGCGCGTCTTCAATTAATGTGTCATAGTTGAGGATAAAGTAATCGATACCTCTACCAGCCTTACCCGCCTGTAGTGAAGTATGGATTGCTCTGACGAATTGTTGATGCGTTGTAACATCAACTTCCTTATCACCAATAGCAGATGATACCGCTTGTTTTATTTCATCAAGCGCATTCTGAAGTTCAATTGCGTCTTTCTCTTGCCCCCCTACGGAGACCTTGGACTGCGTAGCTCCACGCCGCGATCTTCTCTCAGCAATTGATAGGAGATCAACGATCTCACTCATATAGTCTTCGATTGTAGCGTTTTCTGCTCCAGAAAATAACTCACGAACTTTATCGAGGAGCTTTTTAGTTACCACACCAATCTTGTCATGTCTTAGAACTTCATCTGTGAGTTGGGGCATTAGCGGAAGCCCGGCCTTCTTGCTGCATCCTGCTCCCAACAAAAACGCTAGATGACTCTGCGAGAGTAAGTCTCTCATGTCTTGAACTATATCCTTTAATTCAGGCGAAGAGAATAATGTTAGATCGCTACTCATATTTTCCTCCCTTCAACTTACGTTTGGTATTTAAAAATTCTTATAAAAGACTCCAAGCCTGATAATGCATAGGTAAGTTTAAATTACAAAAATTATGTAATAACTTCCACAGGGAATGGCCTTTTCCTTTCTTTGATGTAAAATTTACCACATTATTGTCATGTTAATAGCGTTTCGATGTAATAAGAAAATCTAGAATTAAAAGATGTCTTGATACAGGTAGCAGATGATTTACTGACTGAGTATCAAGATGGCCAGGAGTGGTGGGAGCGCTATCCTGGTTATTAGGGGTTAAAATACAATATCTTTTGTTTTTTGAGTAACGTTTATATCACCACTTCGACTGTGGAAGCCAGTATGTCAGCCATGATTATCAGCAAGCCTTGAAGGATTACCAAAAATGTTATAAGCATGAGCCGCAAAGGTAAATGTTATGGAGACGCCTGATGCTAATTGGTTTAAGCAACACAAAATCATTTGTGTTGCATAAATCACCCAAAAGCGGTATAATATACCCACCTTATGCAACATAATTTATTAATTTTATATGATTTTGCAATGCAACACAATTATTTAAGCGACTAATTGGATGGTGAATTCGTTTGGATAAGCTAAAAGGCTTTGCCAAATATTTGCAAGAGCAGGGTAAAAGTCAAAATACAATAAATGGATATGTTTTAGATATGCGGCAATATCTAAAGTGGTTCGCGGAATCGTTTGGCAAAGAATGTAGCGAGTTGTACCGTCAAAATGTTTTGGAGTATAAAAGTTTCCTATTAAATATACGAAATCAGAACGCTAAAACCATTAACCATAAACTCAGTAGTCTTTCAAAATATAACCAATATCTTATTGCTAAAAATATTCAGCAGAGTTTAGTAATAACTAAAGACGATATGGTCAGTGTGCAGCTAGAGTATGCATCACCAACAAAAGTAGCTGAAATTGATGTGCGGAGATTCATTCAAACCATTTTGGAAGCTAAAAATAAGAGGGACTATGCTATTGTGGTACTTCTGGCCTATGCAGGTCTACGTATATCCGAGGCCCTCGCGGTCAAGATGGCTGATCTGAATTTGCGGTTTGGGGAACTGCTCATTAAAAATGGCAAAGGGGAAAAGCAGAGGACTGTTATTTTAAACAGTAAAATTATAAATGCTGTTAAGGAATATCTCAATGAACGTGATAATTATAAAACTGCTGTCTATTCATCCTATTTGTTTGTTAGTAAAAAGCGAGGTCAGCTTGACCGGACAGTGGTAAATAGGATATTTAAAAAACACAATTTGGGTCAAAATGAAATTACGCCTCACCAGTTGCGTCACTTTTTCTGTACCAATGCGATTGAGAAGGGCTTTTCCATCCATGAGTTAACCAGCCAGGTCGGCCATTCTTCTGTTAACACTACCTTACTATATACAAATCCTGATAAATTAAAATTGAAGAACAAAATGGAGTTACTATGAGAATTACGATTAATCAGGATCTGCTTGGCAATAACGCGTCAAGGAGATAAGAGATGTAGTCGAGCCAAAAAAACCATTGACAATAAGAAAGCTGAACAAGCAGTTTGGGAGGAAATAAATGCAAAAAAAGGATGATAAATATGGGTAAATTGCACCATCTCAATGTCGGATGTGCAGATGCAAGTTTAATCAAGACATCTTACCAAACCTTTTTAATCGATTGCTATAATGTGTCATTACTAGAATATCGTATAAGTTTGCCCCCTCGTTATTTTAAGTTTATCTCTTTTAGGGGATAAGACTCAAATCTCTTTTGAGGGCTAAATAGATTTGACTAACTCGATAAGGTGTCCGGATGTGGCCGAAAAATGCACCATATGCGAGATATCTAATGGCCTAGTTACACGTGCCATTTTTTACCTAGCCGCTAGCCCTTGCGGGATACCTTGTTGCGGCTTTTATGTATTCAGATGCTATCGAACGCGAGTATATGATTATCGGAATAAACTAATGCCTGGAACTTATTACACAAGATTAAATATCCTGTTACAAAAGACCCTGGTCTCCTTCAAATGGGGGCAGAGTCCTATTGGTGATGGGTGTGTGTTATAATTAGCTCAATATTTTTCGCCCACTCAATACCGGTTTTAAATTAATATTAAATTACATAGCCGCTTTAAAAATATTCATAATATCTTCAACTGTCCCCTGTCGTGGATTGACTAAAACAATTATATCTTTTAATGCATTCTGAGAGAGCTGTTCAATATCGTCCTCCTGTACTCCCATTTCTTTTAAACCGCTTGGCGTTTCAAGATCAGAAAATAATTTTTTTAATGCAGTCATAATTTTATCAACACATTGAGATTTGCTTCTTGCTTGTATATCCATTGCTTCAGCTATTTTGAATATCCTTTCTTCAGGTACCGAAACGGCATTAAACTCCAGTACATACGGCAGCAAATTAGCATTATAATTACCATGATAGCCATTATAGAATCCGCCTAACTGATGGGACAGCGCATGGACATATCCCAGACCGGCATTATTTAAGGTCATCCCTGCCATCATATTAGCGAACATCATCTTTTCTCGTGCTTCCATATCATTACCGTTCTCATATGCTCGGGGAAGATATTTCCAAGCAACTTTTAAAGCTTTAAGTGCTAAGGCATCGGTTATGGGAGAAGCTTCGGTGCATATATAAGATTCAATGGCCTGTGTGATAACGTCGATTCCGGTACCGGCAGTTAATTCTTTGGGCATGGTGATCATAAATAAAGGATCATTAACAGATATGGAAGGCAACATCATAGGTGATCCGATGGTCATTTTCACTTTTCTGGTATTATCTTTTATGATCGCAAACATTGTTACTTCAGCGCCTGATCCTCCGGTAGTATTAATGCATATTGTTGGAAGCATAGTTTTGGTGACCTTATTCCATCCTTCGTAGTCTTCGATTGCACCACCGTTAGTAACAACAGTGGCTATCGCTTTTGCGCAGTCATGATTTGTTCCGCCGCCAATAGAGATCAGAAAATCATAGTCTCTTTTAAGTATATTCAGTTTATTGGGGAAGTACTTTAATCCGTCCTCTACAAAAGAAACTGTGGGGTTTGTATGCATAACTCCATCAAATATGTCATATGAAATAAACAAAGCTTTTAAAATTTTCTCTACGTTTTCAACATAGCCCAAACTTATCATATTTTTATCAGTAACAATTAATGCTTTGTTGAGTTTCAAGGGCATTAACTCGTTTGGCAGATCTTTTATTGCGCCAACTCCCGCAAGATTAGTATTTGGCATATAAAAATTATGAGTGTTTTCCAAGTTTCATTCCTCCATTTTTATTTTTACCTATTTTAAATTTAATTTTCTAATGTTTGTACCTGTATTAATTACTTTTGTATCAACATTTATGTAAACTTGTGTATATGGAAAAACATCATCCCACTTTTTCGCATATTCAGTTTGCCATAATTTCGGATTCTTTCTGAACAAAGCAAATCCGAAGCCGAATATATCAGACTTAAATTCTTCCTGACATTTCACTAGTGCAGCCTCGATATCGGAACGTATACTTTCTGATAATTTATTTTCTATGAGCTCTACTTCTTCAGGAGATAAAAATTCCGAACCTTTAGTGCTATAATATTTCCTCAAATCAGCAACTATTTTGACATCCACTTCAAATAACGGCTCATTTTTTTCCATTATAACTTTAATTTTACTTCTTGACTTACTCACATGATAATAAAATATGTTTTTCGTATCAGTTTCGTCTGATGTTTCAGAGGTTTTGAAAGTATTAATCTTCTTTCCGGTAATCCATCCATAGCCAAGAGTTTCTTGATCATTTAGCCATCCCGCCAATTTATCTCCTTTAAAAACAGCCATCCCGGCAACTCGATGAGCCCCTTCACGTTCCTCAACAAACCTGGTATTCCCCTGGATGCCACCTTTAGCTTCGGGTTCTGTTTTTTTAGATACCGTAATTACCCTCGGTGCCACAGCTTCTATTCCACCAACAGCCAGCATCTGTGTAAAGTCCAGTATTGAAACTGGAAATGCTGAACCTATGGCCCGTGATACAGTGAGCAAATTGTCGATTTCTTCACCGGAGGATGATATGTGAGAAGCGTTAAACGTACTTAATGTATCCTCCGCCTTGCCTGGTGTAACTACAATCTGAGCAGTGCTGCGTAGGGAAGGTACGCGATCTGAAAGTTCGATTATGTCCACCATGTTGTATTTGGCTGCATCTTCACCAACAATGACAACTTTTAAATAACCAAAAAACACTCTTTTTAAAGTTACTTGCTCTATCTTTGTCAATGCTTCGTACAACGTTTTATCTGTTGCAGAATAGACAGTACCC from Desulfoscipio gibsoniae DSM 7213 encodes:
- the istB gene encoding IS21-like element helper ATPase IstB, whose translation is MDSYIENTMSLLKTVNLHHAAQALNELIEQSIEQSQTREKFLEQILLKEIQGRENRKLEKRLKQACFPEYKTLDEFNLEEQQTLSRQQFNQLKELSWLEKGFNLIFLGAPGVGKSHISVGLGIEAINTGYKVRFITMADLIHTLKTQEITTASRNSIKRIVSSDLVIIDDLMFMAMEKNEANLFFQLVNKLYGQTSIIITSNKGPEDWGELLGDPAHYNSNIGQACA
- the istA gene encoding IS21 family transposase; protein product: MKTEEGWGMYIDIHRLKQQGFSKTKIAKMLGISRPTVIKYLKMSAKEFEKEMLSKRQRTKKPDIYREKIITWIQQNPDMTAAQIFDWLEERYQKIAFNEATLRNYVRSIREEYDIPKVPVRRQYEAVEDPPPGKQMQVDFGEKKVINTEGNIVTLYVMCFVLSHSRYKYCQWQGRPFNTKDIIEIHENAFDYFGGYPQEAVYDQDHLILVSENHGELIYTREFASYLQKRKFSVYMCRKADPESKGRVEKVVDFVKNNFASHRVFHGIDRWNEDCIKWLKRRGNGKVHATTRKIPAEVFFKEKKYLQLVTEKINSKSRTLSITYQVRKDNTVPIQGNRYTVPRGTYKGPNTYVGVTKIGNKHLIIFDLETEKELAKFEIPDTKGNLVRNNNHSRDKSQKINTLMKKVAEKFLDSQKAQAFLEEIHKEKPRYIRDQLKLIEASLESADRIAIDKALDFCVSYRLNSAVDFRDAVKHYAILTQEKNTSQPPITGLTETASVKIGIKPRIRDISEYVKIMSENHGG
- a CDS encoding SIR2 family protein, whose translation is MSSDLTLFSSPELKDIVQDMRDLLSQSHLAFLLGAGCSKKAGLPLMPQLTDEVLRHDKIGVVTKKLLDKVRELFSGAENATIEDYMSEIVDLLSIAERRSRRGATQSKVSVGGQEKDAIELQNALDEIKQAVSSAIGDKEVDVTTHQQFVRAIHTSLQAGKAGRGIDYFILNYDTLIEDALGLERVNYFDGFSGAATGWWEPSTFNIKPHVKVTRVFKIHGSIDWCLLEGDTLPRRIRSGIKTESAKNHILIYPAATKYQETQRDPFAQMLHHMRQSLCPSEGKERVLAICGYSFGDPHIDLEIENALYKSDGRLTVAAFMSTDEPEGKLSNWLGDSAISEQIRVYANKGFFHGDKTLKLDNDTPWWKFEILARLLGGER
- a CDS encoding tyrosine-type recombinase/integrase; the encoded protein is MDKLKGFAKYLQEQGKSQNTINGYVLDMRQYLKWFAESFGKECSELYRQNVLEYKSFLLNIRNQNAKTINHKLSSLSKYNQYLIAKNIQQSLVITKDDMVSVQLEYASPTKVAEIDVRRFIQTILEAKNKRDYAIVVLLAYAGLRISEALAVKMADLNLRFGELLIKNGKGEKQRTVILNSKIINAVKEYLNERDNYKTAVYSSYLFVSKKRGQLDRTVVNRIFKKHNLGQNEITPHQLRHFFCTNAIEKGFSIHELTSQVGHSSVNTTLLYTNPDKLKLKNKMELL
- a CDS encoding iron-containing alcohol dehydrogenase, whose protein sequence is MENTHNFYMPNTNLAGVGAIKDLPNELMPLKLNKALIVTDKNMISLGYVENVEKILKALFISYDIFDGVMHTNPTVSFVEDGLKYFPNKLNILKRDYDFLISIGGGTNHDCAKAIATVVTNGGAIEDYEGWNKVTKTMLPTICINTTGGSGAEVTMFAIIKDNTRKVKMTIGSPMMLPSISVNDPLFMITMPKELTAGTGIDVITQAIESYICTEASPITDALALKALKVAWKYLPRAYENGNDMEAREKMMFANMMAGMTLNNAGLGYVHALSHQLGGFYNGYHGNYNANLLPYVLEFNAVSVPEERIFKIAEAMDIQARSKSQCVDKIMTALKKLFSDLETPSGLKEMGVQEDDIEQLSQNALKDIIVLVNPRQGTVEDIMNIFKAAM
- a CDS encoding Ger(x)C family spore germination protein, which encodes MMKRILLPALLLFALVLSGCWDYEEYEDLVQVYALAIDFNKQSHETTVTVQYLPTTKQGKGGAQGDSRSQVGTVYSATDKTLYEALTKIEQVTLKRVFFGYLKVVIVGEDAAKYNMVDIIELSDRVPSLRSTAQIVVTPGKAEDTLSTFNASHISSSGEEIDNLLTVSRAIGSAFPVSILDFTQMLAVGGIEAVAPRVITVSKKTEPEAKGGIQGNTRFVEEREGAHRVAGMAVFKGDKLAGWLNDQETLGYGWITGKKINTFKTSETSDETDTKNIFYYHVSKSRSKIKVIMEKNEPLFEVDVKIVADLRKYYSTKGSEFLSPEEVELIENKLSESIRSDIEAALVKCQEEFKSDIFGFGFALFRKNPKLWQTEYAKKWDDVFPYTQVYINVDTKVINTGTNIRKLNLK